Proteins from a genomic interval of Rosa chinensis cultivar Old Blush chromosome 2, RchiOBHm-V2, whole genome shotgun sequence:
- the LOC112184969 gene encoding uncharacterized protein LOC112184969, producing MSLPWVKRYVNKSFGTVFANFRYKLKKHFEQFSTKEEALENKHKDVKTEDEWAFLCTYFSSEDFQIVSEKNSINRSHLKYHHKAGSKSFMSHQEQIAAQSGEMLGAIERFEMEYKSIKKGWDLGAKELWDQMVKMRTETTLPDGTQTMNDDEICAKVLGVKSGYIKGCGFGPRPPPSSTSRSSLDEMSEKNKELEDKLEETQDTIKAQQEKIDAQNVLIQELQEQGKKFEQFMTTFMNQQASS from the exons ATGTCTCTGCCTTGGGTTAAGAGATATGTGAATAAATCTTTTGGAACAGTGTTTGCTAACTTCCGTTATAAGCTGAAGAAGCATTTTGAGCAATTCTCAACAAAAGAGGAagcattagaaaataaacacaaagatgTTAAAACTGAAGATGAATGGGCTTTTCTGTGCACTTATTTTTCTAGTGAAGATTTTCAG ATTGTTTCAGAGAAAAATTCTATTAATAGGTCACATTTGAAATATCACCATAAAGCAGGGTCGAAGTCTTTTATGTCGCATCAAGAACAGATT GCTGCACAATCAGGGGAGATGCTAGGTGCAATTGAACGCTTTGAAATGGAGTACAAAAGCATTAAAAAAGGTTGGGACTTGGGAGCGAAAGAATTATGG GATCAAATGGTTAAGATGCGAACCGAGACAACCCTTCCTGATGGGACTCAAACTATGAATGATGATGAAATATGTGCAAAGGTTCTTGGAGTAAAATCAGGCTACATCAAGGGTTGTGGTTTTGGCCCTAGGCCTCCACCATCTAGCACTTCTCGATCGTCACTAGATGAAATGTCTGAGAAGAATAAAGAGTTAGAAGATAAACTTGAAGAGACCCAAGATACTATAAAGGCTCAACAAGAAAAGATTGATGCACAAAACGTGCTGATCCAAGAATTGCAGGAGCAAGGCAAAAAGTTTGAGCAGTTCATGACAACCTTTATGAACCAACAAGCATCAAGTTAG
- the LOC112187957 gene encoding cell division control protein 6 homolog B — MAIALSKTFKSPVVDTIQCLPQHQQIIMCSAAKHFRGVKKDTTIGELNKSYIDICKATLIPPVGSFEFSSMCKVLNDQGLLKLSGQSRDIKSKRVTLNVDEGDITFALQGIRFFRTCLE; from the exons ATGGCCATTGCTTTGTCAAAGACATTCAAGTCACCAGTAGTGGATACCATACAATGTCTTCCTCAACATCAACAG ATTATAATGTGCTCTGCTGCAAAGCATTTCCGTGGTGTGAAGAAAGATACAACTATAGGAGAG TTAAACAAATCTTACATAGACATCTGCAAAGCAACACTAATTCCCCCGGTTGGGAGTTTTGAATTTTCAAGTATGTGCAAAGTGCTAAATGACCAG GGCCTCCTCAAACTCAGTGGCCAATCCAGAGATATAAAATCCAAGAGAGTGACATTGAATGTAGATGAAGGGGACATCACATTTGCATTGCAG GGAATCCGGTTTTTTCGGACTTGTCTTGAGTAA
- the LOC121048881 gene encoding uncharacterized protein LOC121048881, giving the protein MSKRLRSSVSGAQKANVGVTLTKRRRVQANEPSLPNSLQDELDVPDMPTSNRTTQRAIASTIIQRPTVGDSMNAHVQCQTTNQPSINTTTEGLNDARTSVDIQGSTTEGPEKKVRGKTRGLNANKVHEQLGTKIPVTFKKENGRPTGPYSEMFANEIGFTIRNHAPLNVKKWKEVKPEDRTN; this is encoded by the exons ATGTCGAAACGTCTTCGTTCGAGCGTTTCCGGTGCCCAAAAGGCTAATGTTG GTGTCACTTTGACAAAACGGCGACGTGTACAAGCAAACGAACCTTCACTTCCAAATTCTTTGCAAGATGAACTTGATGTTCCTGATATGCCTACCTCTAATAGAACTACCCAAAGGGCTATTGCTAGTACCATTATCCAAAGGCCTACTGTTG GTGACTCAATGAATGCACACGTTCAGTGCCAAACTACTAACCAGCCATCAATAAATACTACAACTGAAGG GTTGAATGATGCTAGGACATCAGTCGATATCCAAGGATCTACTACAG AAGGTCCAGAAAAAAAAGTGCGTGGAAAGACAAGAGGTTTAAATGCTAATAAGGTGCATGAGCAGCTTGGTACTAAAATACCTGTgactttcaagaaagaaaatggCAGACCCACAGGTCCATATTCAGAAATGTTTGCTAATGAAATTGGATTCACCATTCGGAATCATGCACCTCTAAATGTGAAAAAATGGAAGGAAGTAAAACCAGAAGATAGGACAA ACTAA